Proteins from a genomic interval of Corallococcus macrosporus:
- a CDS encoding WD40 repeat domain-containing protein, with protein MMLTPDTAKHLSLLRTLGEAELSPYSRWQWLAWDESSRYLLSVQKQGGMSLRWWDLHSESQQPHASHFISGCVAAWFLPGTQTLLSVTVRGTLQTWSVPDGRLLSSVETGGSVSHAHLSSDGTRLLLVASVGRVLLWDLERRWLVWRKEEPWQLHDCALSPDGAFAAVGAAEDQQDLQTRAAMLLWDARTGRRVTARAFDARRIWAVAFTPSGEHLVAANSSGELLFLTLPTLEVARALKAPASMALHLAFNPEGSLLAASPDTSAFAVINVSDGQRLFDYSDLDDQQGSTANFSPDGRCVAWGMDDGKVGVWGVKPKP; from the coding sequence GTGATGCTGACCCCCGACACCGCGAAGCACCTGTCCCTGCTGCGGACGCTGGGAGAGGCGGAGCTGTCGCCGTACTCGCGGTGGCAGTGGCTGGCGTGGGATGAGTCGTCGCGCTACCTGCTGTCCGTCCAGAAGCAGGGTGGCATGTCGCTGCGCTGGTGGGACCTGCACTCGGAATCCCAGCAGCCGCACGCCTCGCACTTCATCTCCGGCTGCGTGGCCGCGTGGTTCCTGCCCGGCACCCAGACGCTGCTGTCCGTGACGGTGCGCGGCACGCTCCAGACATGGTCCGTGCCCGACGGCCGGTTGCTGTCGTCCGTGGAAACGGGCGGCTCCGTCTCGCATGCCCACCTGTCATCGGACGGGACGCGCCTGCTCCTCGTGGCGAGCGTGGGCCGCGTGCTGCTCTGGGACCTGGAGCGGCGCTGGCTCGTCTGGCGGAAGGAAGAGCCCTGGCAGCTCCACGACTGCGCGCTCTCGCCCGATGGCGCGTTCGCCGCCGTCGGAGCCGCCGAGGACCAGCAGGACCTTCAGACCCGTGCGGCCATGCTGCTCTGGGACGCGCGGACCGGCAGGCGCGTCACGGCCCGGGCCTTCGACGCGCGGCGGATCTGGGCCGTGGCCTTCACGCCGTCCGGTGAGCACCTGGTGGCCGCGAACTCCTCCGGGGAGCTGCTGTTCCTGACGCTGCCCACGCTGGAGGTCGCGCGAGCCCTGAAGGCCCCCGCGTCCATGGCCCTGCACCTGGCGTTCAACCCGGAGGGCTCGCTGCTCGCGGCCAGCCCGGATACGAGCGCGTTCGCCGTCATCAACGTGAGTGACGGGCAGCGCCTGTTCGACTACTCCGACCTGGACGACCAGCAGGGGAGCACCGCGAACTTCTCTCCCGATGGCCGCTGCGTGGCCTGGGGCATGGACGACGGCAAGGTGGGCGTCTGGGGCGTGAAGCCCAAACCCTAG
- a CDS encoding isochorismatase family protein gives MAKPRQAVRKQTRAPHERRHDTALLIIDVINDLEFPGGENVLPWALRMVERLSPFAERMRKAGVPVIYVNDNFDLWRSSFTDVYKHCTRKDSRGQRVARALKPRPDDYFILKPKHSAFFATSLVPLLEHLGTKKLLLAGIATNLCVFFSAHDAHMHEYKITVLSDCCCAESDKDHDLALDQLQRFLKVRVRRGDEVHLEPRSRRRATRRPPPEWK, from the coding sequence GTGGCGAAGCCGCGCCAGGCGGTCCGGAAGCAGACGCGCGCACCGCATGAGCGGCGGCATGACACCGCGCTGCTCATCATCGACGTCATCAACGACCTGGAGTTCCCCGGCGGAGAGAACGTCCTGCCCTGGGCGCTGCGCATGGTGGAGCGCCTGAGCCCCTTCGCGGAGCGGATGCGCAAGGCCGGCGTCCCGGTCATCTACGTCAACGACAACTTCGACCTGTGGCGCAGCAGCTTCACGGACGTCTACAAGCACTGCACCCGCAAGGACAGCCGCGGCCAGCGCGTCGCTCGAGCGCTCAAGCCCCGGCCGGATGACTACTTCATCCTCAAGCCCAAGCACTCGGCCTTCTTCGCCACGTCGCTGGTGCCGCTCCTGGAGCACCTGGGCACGAAGAAGCTGCTGCTCGCGGGCATCGCCACCAACCTGTGCGTCTTCTTCAGCGCCCACGACGCGCACATGCACGAGTACAAGATCACCGTGCTCAGCGACTGCTGCTGCGCGGAGAGCGACAAGGACCACGACCTGGCCCTGGATCAGCTCCAGCGCTTCCTGAAGGTGCGCGTCCGCCGGGGCGACGAGGTCCACCTGGAGCCCCGCTCGCGCCGCCGGGCCACGCGCCGGCCCCCGCCAGAATGGAAGTGA
- a CDS encoding polymer-forming cytoskeletal protein, whose product MRRPLLPTLLLACSLAVPALAAEPAKKPSKAPAKTICVNVKDGSKAVQGTNLVIEPGEKIKDAVAVDGDVIVKKGAVVDNDVAAVRGRVILEPGARVKGDVVAIGGEVRVPTGAHVDGNATALGGTLHVDKKEDVAGEQHALSLVFNGDDVVKEFIGKALDEDAGKCHILDDDDEDDDKDV is encoded by the coding sequence ATGCGTCGCCCGCTGCTGCCCACCCTGCTCCTCGCCTGCTCGCTGGCCGTGCCCGCGCTGGCGGCGGAGCCGGCGAAGAAGCCGTCCAAGGCCCCCGCCAAGACCATCTGCGTCAACGTCAAGGACGGGAGCAAGGCGGTCCAGGGCACGAACCTGGTCATCGAGCCGGGGGAGAAGATCAAGGACGCGGTCGCGGTGGACGGCGACGTCATCGTGAAGAAGGGCGCGGTGGTGGACAACGACGTGGCCGCCGTCCGGGGCCGCGTCATCCTGGAGCCCGGTGCGCGGGTGAAGGGCGACGTGGTGGCCATTGGCGGCGAGGTGCGGGTGCCCACGGGCGCGCACGTCGACGGCAACGCGACGGCGCTGGGCGGCACGCTCCACGTGGACAAGAAGGAGGACGTCGCCGGCGAGCAGCACGCCCTCTCGCTGGTCTTCAACGGCGACGACGTGGTGAAGGAGTTCATCGGCAAGGCGCTCGACGAGGATGCCGGCAAGTGCCACATCCTCGACGACGATGACGAGGACGACGACAAGGACGTCTGA